From the Girardinichthys multiradiatus isolate DD_20200921_A chromosome 22, DD_fGirMul_XY1, whole genome shotgun sequence genome, one window contains:
- the LOC124859647 gene encoding uncharacterized protein LOC124859647 isoform X1, translated as MAEPGTDAAAGCPEFSELWRKISEGDHSKRQSRRGAEQMAVTATAPGWKGLQSPRFRGGSRFPGSNNAESPGDVEASQDIFWDGASPTQTGSGNMNTRAVEISEIVNRIAPKNIKPKVTESSLLHWIDDGAMPCTPDIPKPRVRKRSSRQSSVEDLMKLAKQFDKNMQQDEETSVKLNTVTCKLHESINASENNLKDPKCPSSSEQAEAELRALFDSSTQGVSGRLSEDSVSSQDRKDQPETFAFAVLKQLEPKPPEKHSTDNLVNFEDDWDNDDLLNDSLILALTQDPNDPLDVNPKMSAKSHTNTKKIVSVFHPTKNMDPAQKPFDNLCKTSFSSLQKLCPKPKTTNRSTFKLEPNPHFQSRLDEEASKSSFTVIQSKSKGTEQRPTIIKTISNPLPDKVTNKVTFFSQASPVKDISDSLWDDGEDDVLLYQLCDTVERISNSQLKEAIPKHCEETPKGPIERYQNSTDLLQVNTEFSGSSGVSANRRSSGSFVRSNSLPVTTCKTGEWNIPLKGADHKSKTSQSYPGGQVGVEKFKHGRNFSRAFQAESGNVDMKPHTVTTRLPQNSKFHNTPFKRTVSDAAITSNKVFVTSQTTGKCSAAEIERKKQEALARRRLRMQNALKP; from the exons ATGGCAGAGCCGGGGACAGACGCTGCTGCTGGCTGCCCTGAGTTCTCTGAGCTGTGGAGGAAGATCTCTGAGGGTGACCACAGCAAAAGACAGAGCAGGAGAGGCGCAGAGCAGATGGCCGTCACAGCAACAGCACCGGGGTGGAAGG GTCTGCAGAGTCCTCGGTTCAGAGGCGGCAGCAGATTCCCTGGCTCCAATAATGCAGAGTCTCCCGGAGATGTTGAGGCTTCACAGGACATTTTCTGGGACGGTGCATCCCCAACTCAGACGG GTTCCGGAAACATGAACACCAGAGCTGTGGAAATCTCTGAAATTGTTAACCGCATCGCTCCAAAG AATATAAAACCCAAAGTGACTGAATCCTCATTGCTACACTGGATCGACGATGGTGCCATGCCTTGCACTCCTGATATTCCGAAGCCACGAGTCAGGAAAAGGTCTTCTCG ACAGAGCAGTGTGGAGGACCTCATGAAACTTGCCAAACAGTTTGATAAAAACATGCAGCAAGACGAGGAGACTTCAGTCAAGCTAAATACTGTCACCTGTAAACTTCATGAATCTATAAACGCCTCTGAAAACAACTTGAAGGACCCAAAGTGTCCGTCCTCTTCAGAGCAGGCGGAGGCAGAGCTGCGCGCGCTGTTTGACTCGTCCACTCAAGGAGTCAGTGGCAGGTTGAGCGAGGACTCTGTCTCTTCACAGGACAGGAAGGACCAACCTGAGACTTTTGCCTTTGCTGTCCTCAAACAGTTAGAGCCCAAACCACCCGAGAAGCACTCTACAGATAATTTAGTCAACTTTGAGGATGACTGGGACAATGATGACCTACTCAATGACTCCTTGATCCTGGCACTGACGCAGGATCCAAATGATCCTCTTGATGTTAATCCTAAGATGTCAGCAAAGTCTCACACAAACACTAAGAAGATAGTGTCTGTTTTCCATCCCACTAAGAACATGGACCCTGCACAAAAGCCTTTCGATAACCTCTGCAAAACTAGCTTCAGTTCGCTCCAGAAACTGTGCCCCAAACCCAAAACTACAAACCGAAGCACTTTCAAGTTGGAACCAAACCCTCACTTCCAGTCCAGACTGGATGAGGAAGCTTCAAAGTCCAGCTTCACTGTTATACAATCCAAATCAAAGGGCACAGAGCAGAGACCCACTATCATAAAGACAATCTCAAATCCCCTACCTGACAAAGTCACTAACAAGGTAACGTTTTTTTCACAGGCTTCTCCAGTTAAAGACATTTCAGATAGTTTATGGGACGATGGTGAAGATGATGTCCTCCTCTACCAGCTATGCGACACTGTGGAGAGGATTTCCAACAGCCAGCTGAAGGAAGCAATTCCAAAACACTGTGAGGAAACACCAAAGGGGCCCATAGAAAGATATCAGAACAGCACAGATCTTCTTCAAGTCAACACAGAATTCTCCGGGAGTTCTGGTGTCAGTGCAAACAGACGATCATCGGGTTCTTTTGTTCGTTCTAACTCTCTACCGGTGACTACCTGTAAAACCGGAGAGTGGAACATTCCTTTGAAAGGTGCTGACCACAAATCGAAAACTTCTCAAAGCTACCCGGGTGGTCAAGTTggtgtggaaaagtttaagcaCGGTAGAAATTTCTCCAGAGCTTTTCAGGCTGAAAGTGGCAATGTGGACATGAAGCCTCATACAGTGACCACCCGGCTCCCCCAGAACTCCAAGTTCCATAATACACCATTCAAGAGAACTGTGTCTGACGCAGCCATCACAAGCAACAAAG TTTTCGTCACCAGCCAGACCACAGGAAAGTGTTCTGCAGCTGAGATCGAGAGGAAGAAGCAGGAGGCTTTGGCCAGGAGGCGGCTGAGAATGCAAAACGCTTTAAAACCATAG
- the LOC124859647 gene encoding uncharacterized protein LOC124859647 isoform X2, with product MNTRAVEISEIVNRIAPKNIKPKVTESSLLHWIDDGAMPCTPDIPKPRVRKRSSRQSSVEDLMKLAKQFDKNMQQDEETSVKLNTVTCKLHESINASENNLKDPKCPSSSEQAEAELRALFDSSTQGVSGRLSEDSVSSQDRKDQPETFAFAVLKQLEPKPPEKHSTDNLVNFEDDWDNDDLLNDSLILALTQDPNDPLDVNPKMSAKSHTNTKKIVSVFHPTKNMDPAQKPFDNLCKTSFSSLQKLCPKPKTTNRSTFKLEPNPHFQSRLDEEASKSSFTVIQSKSKGTEQRPTIIKTISNPLPDKVTNKVTFFSQASPVKDISDSLWDDGEDDVLLYQLCDTVERISNSQLKEAIPKHCEETPKGPIERYQNSTDLLQVNTEFSGSSGVSANRRSSGSFVRSNSLPVTTCKTGEWNIPLKGADHKSKTSQSYPGGQVGVEKFKHGRNFSRAFQAESGNVDMKPHTVTTRLPQNSKFHNTPFKRTVSDAAITSNKVFVTSQTTGKCSAAEIERKKQEALARRRLRMQNALKP from the exons ATGAACACCAGAGCTGTGGAAATCTCTGAAATTGTTAACCGCATCGCTCCAAAG AATATAAAACCCAAAGTGACTGAATCCTCATTGCTACACTGGATCGACGATGGTGCCATGCCTTGCACTCCTGATATTCCGAAGCCACGAGTCAGGAAAAGGTCTTCTCG ACAGAGCAGTGTGGAGGACCTCATGAAACTTGCCAAACAGTTTGATAAAAACATGCAGCAAGACGAGGAGACTTCAGTCAAGCTAAATACTGTCACCTGTAAACTTCATGAATCTATAAACGCCTCTGAAAACAACTTGAAGGACCCAAAGTGTCCGTCCTCTTCAGAGCAGGCGGAGGCAGAGCTGCGCGCGCTGTTTGACTCGTCCACTCAAGGAGTCAGTGGCAGGTTGAGCGAGGACTCTGTCTCTTCACAGGACAGGAAGGACCAACCTGAGACTTTTGCCTTTGCTGTCCTCAAACAGTTAGAGCCCAAACCACCCGAGAAGCACTCTACAGATAATTTAGTCAACTTTGAGGATGACTGGGACAATGATGACCTACTCAATGACTCCTTGATCCTGGCACTGACGCAGGATCCAAATGATCCTCTTGATGTTAATCCTAAGATGTCAGCAAAGTCTCACACAAACACTAAGAAGATAGTGTCTGTTTTCCATCCCACTAAGAACATGGACCCTGCACAAAAGCCTTTCGATAACCTCTGCAAAACTAGCTTCAGTTCGCTCCAGAAACTGTGCCCCAAACCCAAAACTACAAACCGAAGCACTTTCAAGTTGGAACCAAACCCTCACTTCCAGTCCAGACTGGATGAGGAAGCTTCAAAGTCCAGCTTCACTGTTATACAATCCAAATCAAAGGGCACAGAGCAGAGACCCACTATCATAAAGACAATCTCAAATCCCCTACCTGACAAAGTCACTAACAAGGTAACGTTTTTTTCACAGGCTTCTCCAGTTAAAGACATTTCAGATAGTTTATGGGACGATGGTGAAGATGATGTCCTCCTCTACCAGCTATGCGACACTGTGGAGAGGATTTCCAACAGCCAGCTGAAGGAAGCAATTCCAAAACACTGTGAGGAAACACCAAAGGGGCCCATAGAAAGATATCAGAACAGCACAGATCTTCTTCAAGTCAACACAGAATTCTCCGGGAGTTCTGGTGTCAGTGCAAACAGACGATCATCGGGTTCTTTTGTTCGTTCTAACTCTCTACCGGTGACTACCTGTAAAACCGGAGAGTGGAACATTCCTTTGAAAGGTGCTGACCACAAATCGAAAACTTCTCAAAGCTACCCGGGTGGTCAAGTTggtgtggaaaagtttaagcaCGGTAGAAATTTCTCCAGAGCTTTTCAGGCTGAAAGTGGCAATGTGGACATGAAGCCTCATACAGTGACCACCCGGCTCCCCCAGAACTCCAAGTTCCATAATACACCATTCAAGAGAACTGTGTCTGACGCAGCCATCACAAGCAACAAAG TTTTCGTCACCAGCCAGACCACAGGAAAGTGTTCTGCAGCTGAGATCGAGAGGAAGAAGCAGGAGGCTTTGGCCAGGAGGCGGCTGAGAATGCAAAACGCTTTAAAACCATAG